In Microbulbifer celer, a single window of DNA contains:
- a CDS encoding OmpA family protein yields MSENLLDMAISHLGSSGLGALGKALGLSEGQTQSAFSTGAASVLAGMLNKAGSESGLGALLNMATNATSMDLSSPSDIFSDTNKMKSLQDTGGNLLDNILGNHKDGVINVLSSSLGLDGAKGGSLLRTAAPVIMSLVGKLVKSKGLNMSGLAALLLGQKAHIQDKIPSGLLKELDAGSLDEIAERTVVETTPRDTPHAAHTPPPAKKSGFGKWLWPLLIALGVLWALNMCAKKDKMEDETGGVVMEQDEVVVEEQPAGTGTTDDTTGSLDTTPPDSATSGDFAQNFRDYLANAQRDPNQEFPLTIEFPTDGSTPNSASIPDVQALIQIMENNPGLKIAIEGHTDSDGDAVANQQLSEERARAVRAMLINAGVDETRVTAVGMGSASPVADNETEEGKQHNRRIVVKVTEFTPQ; encoded by the coding sequence ATGTCAGAGAATTTACTGGATATGGCGATCAGCCATCTGGGCTCTTCCGGCCTGGGTGCACTGGGTAAGGCGCTGGGGCTGTCCGAGGGGCAGACCCAATCGGCTTTCTCGACCGGGGCGGCATCGGTACTCGCCGGTATGCTGAACAAAGCCGGCAGCGAGAGTGGATTGGGAGCGCTATTGAATATGGCGACCAATGCGACCTCGATGGATCTCTCATCTCCGAGCGATATCTTTAGCGACACCAACAAGATGAAAAGCCTGCAGGATACCGGCGGCAATCTGCTGGATAATATTCTGGGCAACCACAAAGATGGCGTGATCAATGTACTGTCGTCCTCTCTTGGCCTGGACGGCGCCAAAGGCGGCAGCCTGTTGCGCACTGCGGCGCCGGTGATCATGTCGCTGGTGGGTAAGCTGGTAAAAAGTAAAGGCCTGAATATGAGCGGCCTGGCGGCACTGCTGCTGGGACAGAAGGCCCATATCCAGGACAAGATTCCGTCTGGCCTGCTTAAAGAGCTGGATGCCGGCAGTCTCGATGAAATTGCCGAGCGCACTGTGGTGGAAACTACCCCGCGGGATACCCCGCACGCCGCACACACACCGCCGCCGGCGAAAAAATCCGGTTTCGGTAAATGGTTGTGGCCACTGTTGATTGCCCTCGGTGTGCTGTGGGCACTGAATATGTGCGCGAAAAAAGACAAGATGGAAGACGAGACCGGCGGTGTGGTCATGGAGCAGGATGAAGTGGTTGTGGAAGAGCAGCCTGCTGGTACCGGCACCACCGACGACACCACCGGTAGTTTGGATACGACACCACCAGATTCTGCCACCAGCGGCGACTTTGCACAGAATTTCCGCGATTATCTGGCCAATGCCCAGCGCGATCCGAACCAGGAATTCCCGCTGACGATTGAGTTTCCCACCGATGGCAGTACGCCGAATAGTGCATCCATTCCCGATGTGCAGGCGTTGATCCAGATCATGGAAAACAATCCGGGCCTGAAAATCGCCATCGAAGGTCACACCGATAGCGATGGTGACGCCGTGGCGAATCAGCAATTGTCAGAAGAGCGCGCCAGAGCAGTCCGCGCGATGCTAATCAATGCCGGTGTTGATGAAACTCGAGTGACCGCCGTGGGTATGGGGTCTGCGAGTCCGGTTGCAGATAATGAAACCGAAGAAGGCAAGCAGCACAACCGTCGCATCGTGGTGAAAGTGACTGAATTCACCCCGCAGTAA